Proteins encoded by one window of Nostoc sp. PCC 7120 = FACHB-418:
- a CDS encoding NHLP family bacteriocin export ABC transporter peptidase/permease/ATPase subunit has product MEAAECGAASLAIILAYYDSIVPLAELRIECGVSRDGSKASNIILAARRYGMVADGFKAEHLEQLQDLTPPYIVFWNFNHFLVVEGLSKHWVFLNDPATGPRRVSWEEFDESFTGVVLVMEPGADFNKGGRKPSVILGLIDRLRGSIGSILYCIFAGFFLVLPGLAIPVFSQVFVDHVLVESRTEWLRPLILGMILTTVFQGLLTLLRLRYLRKLRIKLAVGMSTRFLWHILRLPVRFYAQRYAGEVSNRASLNNKVAEVLSGQLATTVIDVVMILFYALVMFAYDWVLTLIGICFTAINGLALQWVARHRVDANIRLIQDWGKATAVSIAAIQSIETLKASALESDFFSRWSGYYAKAVSAQQDLEVTNQILGILPILLASLTSMLILVVGGWRVMDGNLSIGMLVAFQSLMLSFQQPVNTLVDFGTTLQELEGDLNRLDDVLSNSLDPEVEMVSREAGEQREQGRGGDEEKSKIENPKSKIQNLQGYVELRNITFGYSHIDPPLIEDFSLSLQPGQRVALVGASGSGKSTLAKLICGLYQHWEGEILFDGIKRSEIPRHVLASCLSLVEQDIFLFGGTVRDNLTLWDATVPDEQLVQACQDAAIHEAVMAIPGGYDGELLEGGANLSGGQRQRLEIARALVKNPAILVMDEATSALDAQTEQIIMENLRRRNCSCILVAHRLSTIRDCDEIIVLEQGKVVQRGTHDELWQEGGVYERLIRAEER; this is encoded by the coding sequence ATGGAAGCGGCCGAATGTGGAGCAGCTTCCCTAGCGATTATTCTTGCCTACTATGATAGCATTGTCCCCTTAGCCGAACTCCGCATTGAGTGCGGAGTTTCCCGTGATGGGAGCAAAGCCTCTAATATCATTCTTGCTGCTCGACGCTATGGAATGGTTGCAGACGGCTTTAAAGCAGAACACCTAGAACAACTCCAAGACTTAACTCCCCCCTACATCGTTTTTTGGAACTTCAATCATTTTCTGGTAGTGGAAGGATTGAGCAAACATTGGGTGTTCCTCAATGACCCCGCTACTGGTCCCCGCAGGGTTTCCTGGGAGGAATTTGACGAAAGTTTTACAGGGGTTGTCCTAGTGATGGAACCTGGTGCCGACTTTAACAAAGGCGGTCGCAAACCCAGTGTCATCTTAGGCTTGATAGACCGTTTGCGGGGTTCAATTGGTTCAATTTTATACTGCATTTTCGCCGGATTTTTCTTGGTGTTGCCCGGTTTAGCAATTCCGGTTTTCAGTCAGGTGTTTGTGGATCATGTTCTGGTGGAAAGTCGCACTGAATGGCTGCGTCCCCTAATTTTAGGGATGATTCTTACCACGGTGTTTCAAGGACTGCTGACACTACTCCGACTGCGCTATTTGAGAAAGTTGAGGATTAAGTTGGCTGTGGGAATGTCCACTCGCTTCCTGTGGCATATTCTGAGATTACCTGTGAGATTTTATGCCCAAAGGTATGCAGGAGAAGTTAGCAATCGCGCCAGTTTGAATAATAAGGTGGCTGAGGTGCTTTCCGGGCAATTGGCAACTACAGTTATTGATGTAGTTATGATCTTGTTCTACGCCCTAGTGATGTTTGCCTATGATTGGGTATTAACGTTAATTGGGATCTGTTTTACTGCGATCAATGGGTTAGCCTTGCAATGGGTTGCTAGACATCGCGTAGATGCAAATATACGTTTGATACAGGATTGGGGAAAAGCAACTGCGGTGAGTATTGCAGCGATTCAGAGTATCGAAACGTTGAAAGCATCAGCTTTAGAGTCGGATTTCTTTTCCCGATGGTCTGGATATTATGCCAAAGCTGTTAGCGCACAGCAAGATTTAGAAGTCACAAATCAAATATTAGGGATTTTGCCCATACTGCTGGCCTCTTTAACTTCGATGTTAATTTTAGTCGTTGGAGGTTGGCGGGTAATGGATGGGAATCTCAGCATTGGGATGTTGGTGGCATTTCAAAGCTTGATGCTGAGTTTTCAGCAGCCTGTCAACACTTTAGTAGATTTCGGTACTACTCTCCAGGAATTAGAAGGGGATTTAAATCGCTTAGATGATGTGTTAAGCAATTCCCTTGATCCAGAGGTGGAGATGGTAAGCAGGGAAGCAGGGGAGCAGAGGGAGCAGGGGAGAGGGGGAGATGAGGAGAAATCCAAAATCGAAAATCCAAAATCGAAAATCCAAAATTTGCAAGGTTATGTGGAGTTACGAAATATCACTTTTGGTTACTCTCATATTGACCCGCCATTGATTGAGGACTTCAGTTTATCGTTGCAACCAGGACAAAGAGTAGCGTTGGTTGGTGCAAGTGGTTCGGGGAAATCAACCTTGGCTAAATTAATCTGTGGACTTTATCAACATTGGGAAGGAGAAATTCTTTTCGACGGGATTAAAAGAAGCGAAATTCCGCGTCATGTGTTGGCGAGTTGTCTGTCGCTGGTAGAGCAGGATATCTTTTTATTTGGGGGGACGGTGCGGGATAACCTAACGTTATGGGATGCTACAGTTCCAGATGAGCAGCTTGTACAAGCTTGTCAAGATGCAGCTATCCATGAAGCGGTAATGGCAATTCCGGGGGGATATGATGGGGAATTGTTGGAGGGAGGGGCTAATTTAAGTGGGGGACAGCGCCAGAGGCTAGAAATTGCCCGTGCGTTGGTAAAAAATCCAGCTATTTTAGTAATGGATGAGGCGACATCTGCGTTGGATGCCCAGACAGAACAAATTATTATGGAAAATCTGCGACGGCGCAACTGTAGTTGCATACTAGTAGCGCACCGTTTGAGTACGATTCGCGATTGTGATGAGATTATTGTTTTAGAACAGGGGAAGGTGGTGCAACGCGGGACTCACGATGAGTTATGGCAAGAAGGAGGAGTTTATGAGCGGTTAATTCGTGCTGAGGAACGATAG